One genomic segment of Virgibacillus doumboii includes these proteins:
- a CDS encoding histidine phosphatase family protein, translated as MMTNIYFVRHAHSTYTPDELGRPLSEKGLTDAKKVTKSLRNESIDLVMSSPYKRAMQTVEGIAEYINKKIIMEENFKERKLAGQPVDNFQEAIEKVWRDPAFAWTGGESNNVAQQRGVEAINRILKEYEGKNVAIGIHGNIMVLIMNYFDKRFNYNFWKELKMPDIYKLSFEGNDFVNVQRMELAQ; from the coding sequence ATGATGACAAATATATATTTCGTACGACACGCACATTCAACGTATACCCCAGATGAATTGGGGAGGCCCCTTTCTGAAAAAGGGCTCACTGATGCAAAAAAAGTTACAAAATCTTTACGGAATGAGTCTATTGACCTCGTGATGTCCAGTCCATATAAACGGGCGATGCAAACAGTCGAGGGTATTGCGGAATACATAAATAAAAAAATAATAATGGAAGAAAACTTCAAAGAGCGGAAATTAGCCGGTCAGCCCGTTGACAATTTCCAGGAAGCGATTGAAAAAGTATGGCGTGATCCTGCCTTTGCCTGGACTGGCGGAGAGTCAAACAATGTTGCCCAACAGCGGGGAGTTGAGGCGATCAACCGTATTCTAAAAGAGTATGAGGGAAAAAACGTCGCCATCGGTATCCACGGAAACATCATGGTGCTAATTATGAATTATTTTGACAAGCGGTTTAACTATAATTTCTGGAAAGAACTTAAGATGCCGGATATTTATAAACTATCCTTTGAAGGGAATGACTTTGTCAACGTGCAGAGGATGGAATTAGCACAATGA
- a CDS encoding ribonucleoside-diphosphate reductase subunit alpha, with protein MNVDRELLMQKAHQSGGTDSLIKLALENIDEANPDWTFAASRIYLHQLYESAAVNRGYDANIRYGNFYELIFMLTEKGIYSHRLLSKYTKEDIDYFDKIIQPERDLLFNYLGLYSLATRYLATDHNKNTYELPQERWMIIAMHLMQDEDPKYRNQYVTEAYWALSNLYMTVATPTLTNAGKTHGQLSSCFIDTVDDSLQSIYDSNTDIAKLSKNGGGIGVYMGKIRSRGSSIKGFKGMSSGVVPWIKQLNNTAVNVDQLGTRKGAIAIYLDVWHQDIEPFLDLKLNNGDDRLRAHDIFTGVCLPDYFMEQVEKRGDWYLFDPHEVRQVMGFSLEDFYDENNGDGSWREHYKACVQSEQLTKRVVPAIDIMKRIMKSQLESGTPFMFYRDEVNRQNSNSHNGIIYCSNLCTEITQNQSPTEFLEEYMEAENTIVKKYKAGDYVVCNLSSINLGKAVPNQVLERLIKIQVRMLDNVIDINTLPIKQTQITNQKYRAIGLGTFGWHHVLAKENIRWESDEAVTYADTLYEKIAYFTIRCSMELSKEKGSYPCFEGSKWQSGSYFTGKGYTDEKWIELKQAVAVHGIRNGYLMAVAPNSSTSMIAGSTASIDPVFKPFYFEEKKDFKIAVTAPDLDHNTYDIYRRSAYIVDQRWSVRQNAARQKHIDQSISFNFYVPNTIKASVLLDLHLQAWKEGLKTTYYVRSTSNDVEECEWCES; from the coding sequence CTGAATGTGGACAGAGAATTACTTATGCAGAAAGCACACCAATCGGGTGGTACAGACAGCCTGATAAAACTTGCTCTTGAAAATATCGACGAGGCCAATCCGGACTGGACGTTTGCCGCGAGCCGAATCTATTTGCACCAACTATATGAAAGTGCTGCAGTAAACAGGGGTTACGATGCAAACATCCGATACGGGAATTTCTATGAATTGATATTCATGCTCACAGAAAAGGGGATATATTCCCACAGGTTATTAAGCAAATACACGAAAGAAGATATCGATTATTTTGATAAAATCATCCAACCGGAACGGGATTTGTTATTCAACTACCTTGGGCTGTATTCTCTCGCAACCCGCTATCTGGCGACAGACCACAACAAAAATACATACGAACTGCCTCAGGAGCGCTGGATGATTATCGCGATGCACCTGATGCAGGATGAGGACCCGAAGTATCGAAATCAATATGTCACGGAAGCATACTGGGCGCTGAGCAATCTATATATGACGGTTGCAACACCGACACTCACCAATGCCGGCAAGACGCACGGTCAGCTGTCCAGCTGCTTTATTGATACGGTCGATGACAGCCTGCAATCCATTTATGACAGTAACACCGACATTGCCAAACTTTCCAAAAATGGTGGCGGAATCGGTGTCTACATGGGGAAAATCCGCAGCCGCGGAAGTTCAATTAAGGGGTTCAAGGGCATGTCAAGCGGGGTTGTTCCGTGGATAAAGCAACTCAATAATACAGCTGTTAACGTTGATCAGCTGGGCACCCGAAAAGGGGCAATTGCCATCTATCTGGATGTGTGGCATCAGGATATTGAGCCGTTTCTGGATTTAAAGTTGAACAATGGTGATGACCGTCTGCGCGCCCATGATATTTTCACCGGTGTTTGTTTGCCTGATTATTTTATGGAACAGGTCGAGAAGCGCGGGGACTGGTATCTATTTGACCCGCATGAAGTTCGGCAGGTGATGGGATTCTCACTCGAAGATTTTTATGATGAAAATAACGGCGATGGATCATGGCGCGAACACTACAAAGCATGTGTTCAGTCCGAACAGCTTACAAAGCGCGTCGTTCCGGCAATCGATATCATGAAGCGGATCATGAAATCTCAGCTCGAATCCGGTACACCGTTCATGTTCTATCGTGATGAAGTAAACCGCCAAAACAGTAATTCGCATAACGGCATCATCTATTGCTCCAACCTCTGCACGGAAATTACTCAAAATCAATCACCAACGGAATTTCTGGAGGAATATATGGAAGCTGAGAATACGATAGTCAAAAAATATAAAGCCGGTGACTATGTCGTATGTAATCTGAGTTCGATTAATTTAGGAAAGGCTGTGCCTAATCAGGTACTGGAGCGGTTGATAAAAATCCAGGTTCGTATGCTAGATAACGTGATTGATATTAACACACTGCCAATAAAGCAAACGCAGATAACCAATCAAAAATACCGGGCAATCGGTCTAGGAACATTTGGCTGGCATCATGTTTTGGCAAAAGAAAATATCCGTTGGGAATCGGATGAGGCGGTCACGTATGCCGATACCCTGTACGAAAAAATCGCCTATTTCACCATTCGGTGCAGCATGGAGTTAAGTAAGGAGAAGGGAAGTTACCCATGCTTTGAAGGAAGCAAATGGCAATCAGGCAGTTATTTTACCGGGAAAGGTTATACGGATGAGAAATGGATCGAGTTGAAGCAGGCGGTTGCCGTGCATGGTATTCGCAATGGCTACTTAATGGCTGTTGCCCCGAATTCATCAACTTCAATGATCGCCGGGTCAACCGCCAGTATCGACCCTGTTTTTAAACCGTTTTATTTTGAAGAAAAGAAGGATTTTAAAATTGCTGTGACTGCACCGGATTTGGATCACAATACGTATGATATTTACCGCAGATCGGCATATATCGTGGATCAGCGCTGGTCAGTCAGACAAAATGCAGCCCGGCAAAAACATATTGATCAAAGTATTTCGTTCAACTTTTATGTGCCGAATACGATTAAAGCATCCGTACTGTTGGATTTGCATTTGCAGGCATGGAAGGAAGGCTTGAAAACAACCTATTATGTCCGGTCAACGTCCAATGATGTCGAAGAATGTGAGTGGTGTGAAAGTTGA
- a CDS encoding HIT family protein codes for MDNGSNCPFCNPDIDPEQNIILENETCYFLQRREEQDVLEGCGVIVPKKYRANVFELTKEEWNDTYELLQSAKKYLDDSFFPDGYTLGWNVDEVSGKFIFHSHFHVIPRYQNEPLAGKGLRYWIKQPENRRTI; via the coding sequence ATGGATAACGGGTCTAACTGTCCATTTTGTAATCCAGATATAGATCCGGAACAAAACATTATTCTGGAAAATGAAACCTGTTACTTTTTACAACGTAGAGAAGAACAAGATGTATTGGAAGGCTGCGGGGTAATTGTTCCAAAAAAGTACCGTGCAAATGTATTTGAATTAACGAAGGAAGAATGGAACGATACATATGAACTTTTGCAAAGTGCTAAGAAATACCTTGATGACAGCTTCTTCCCGGATGGTTATACACTTGGCTGGAACGTTGATGAGGTATCAGGTAAGTTTATCTTCCACAGTCATTTTCATGTTATTCCAAGGTACCAGAATGAACCATTGGCTGGGAAAGGATTACGTTATTGGATTAAACAACCTGAAAATAGAAGGACTATTTAA
- a CDS encoding ribonucleotide-diphosphate reductase subunit beta — translation MSKPLLEKAKTLEPMYPNKATALFGGKSSGILNWNDIAYPHWYKMYKRLVGNYWQADEINMSGDVRQFASLTESEQDAYLKIIGLLSTLDAPQTRTALLLSLYATDPSVQSIMAVIAQQEAVHNESYSYVLSSVVSLDEQNQSFQLGREDAVLLKRNEQLMQQYNAFVEHPSVENILKTMVYTALLEGMFFYSGFAFFYNLARQNKMVGTSTMISYINRDELEHGRFISELFRATLDENPDLNTAEFADWVYKHFRTSVELEIEWSNYVLANVEGIELDEVAGYVKYRANKMLRMMGLSEIYPEYTDNPMKWIRAYVDNIDGTKTDFFEQKSRQYTKTSDLNGFDDL, via the coding sequence ATGTCAAAACCCTTGCTTGAGAAAGCAAAAACATTGGAACCTATGTATCCAAATAAAGCGACAGCCCTTTTCGGCGGAAAATCGAGCGGAATTTTAAATTGGAATGATATTGCCTATCCGCATTGGTATAAAATGTACAAGCGGCTGGTCGGGAACTATTGGCAGGCTGATGAAATCAACATGTCCGGTGACGTCCGTCAGTTCGCATCACTAACGGAATCAGAGCAGGATGCCTATTTAAAAATAATCGGGCTCCTGTCAACATTGGATGCACCGCAAACACGAACAGCATTACTCCTGTCATTGTACGCAACCGACCCGTCCGTTCAATCGATCATGGCGGTAATTGCCCAGCAGGAAGCGGTTCATAATGAAAGCTATTCGTACGTGCTGTCATCCGTTGTTTCGCTTGATGAGCAGAATCAGTCGTTTCAGCTTGGCCGGGAAGATGCCGTTCTTTTAAAACGAAATGAGCAGTTAATGCAGCAGTACAATGCATTTGTTGAGCATCCGTCAGTGGAAAATATATTAAAAACAATGGTGTACACAGCACTGTTGGAAGGGATGTTTTTCTATTCCGGGTTTGCGTTTTTCTACAACCTTGCCAGGCAAAATAAAATGGTCGGCACGTCGACAATGATCAGCTATATCAACCGGGATGAGCTGGAACATGGTCGATTTATCTCGGAATTGTTCCGGGCAACACTGGATGAAAACCCGGATTTGAATACGGCCGAATTTGCCGACTGGGTATATAAGCATTTCCGTACATCAGTCGAACTTGAAATCGAATGGTCAAACTATGTATTGGCTAATGTGGAAGGCATCGAATTGGACGAGGTTGCCGGTTACGTCAAATACCGTGCGAATAAAATGCTGCGGATGATGGGGCTGAGCGAAATTTATCCGGAATATACGGATAACCCGATGAAGTGGATTCGTGCCTATGTTGATAATATCGATGGAACGAAGACTGATTTTTTTGAGCAAAAGTCACGGCAATATACGAAGACGAGTGATTTGAACGGGTTTGATGATTTGTAG
- a CDS encoding DNA topology modulation protein FlaR, with the protein MNEAVPRKIHIIGSVGSGKTTMAKRLSGEQNIPFYELDNVVWIRNENGDIRRTPDERNAYLQHIILQDAWIVEGVHNEEWVNKSFENADVIYFIDTAVSVRTYRIIKRFILQKLGLEKANYQLTFKIFFKMFKWNKTFEKHKPAILQRLELYGDKLVILRDNIRRDHDE; encoded by the coding sequence ATGAATGAAGCTGTGCCACGTAAAATACATATCATCGGGTCAGTCGGGAGCGGCAAAACAACTATGGCCAAAAGACTGTCCGGTGAGCAAAACATTCCATTTTATGAGTTGGATAATGTCGTTTGGATAAGAAATGAGAATGGGGACATACGAAGAACTCCTGACGAAAGAAATGCATATTTACAGCATATAATCTTACAAGACGCCTGGATTGTAGAAGGTGTCCACAACGAGGAATGGGTGAATAAAAGTTTTGAAAACGCTGATGTGATTTATTTTATTGACACAGCAGTTTCTGTCAGGACATATAGAATCATCAAAAGATTTATCCTGCAGAAGCTTGGCCTCGAAAAAGCTAACTATCAACTAACTTTTAAAATATTTTTTAAGATGTTCAAGTGGAATAAAACGTTTGAAAAGCATAAACCTGCCATCCTTCAAAGGCTGGAGTTATATGGTGATAAGTTAGTAATTCTAAGGGATAATATTCGGAGGGATCATGATGAATAA
- a CDS encoding DUF1801 domain-containing protein, translating to MYELKTKENDNSVIEFIENVESPKKREDAYKLLDIFTETTGYQAKMWGPSIIGFGSYHYKYASGHEGDAPLVGFSPRKAKISLYFATGDEKREELLKDFGKHTTGKACVYINKVVDIDVDLLKALINQSIKFLRETYPDQEG from the coding sequence ATGTACGAACTGAAAACGAAAGAAAACGACAATAGTGTAATCGAATTTATTGAAAATGTGGAAAGTCCCAAAAAGCGTGAGGATGCGTATAAGCTGCTGGACATTTTCACAGAAACGACTGGGTATCAGGCAAAAATGTGGGGCCCGAGCATCATCGGATTCGGTTCTTATCACTACAAATATGCATCAGGGCATGAGGGCGATGCACCGCTTGTCGGCTTTTCGCCACGCAAGGCTAAGATAAGTTTGTATTTTGCGACAGGGGACGAAAAACGGGAAGAGTTATTGAAGGATTTTGGGAAACACACAACAGGTAAAGCTTGTGTGTACATCAATAAAGTAGTGGATATTGATGTTGACTTATTAAAAGCGCTAATTAATCAATCGATAAAGTTCTTAAGAGAAACCTATCCTGATCAGGAAGGGTAA
- a CDS encoding MerR family transcriptional regulator gives MQIKEVAKQLNTTPRSIRFYEQKGLISPEKEAGNDYRIFSEKDLLRLSTILALREVGMTVENIKSTLEDPDMSMKDYLNVQRSALFEKWIEMKDMIDTIDKMMEKTADDNYEVDDIFTLSQHLKNMKTLRKNWEDKWNFDKQAAGYDQNIKMAGYRFNVHRDYEKALSKIAETIELKRDDVCVDIGVGTGNLGSKFLEKGVQVIGVDQSEEMLKVCNEKFPQIETRKGHFLALPLLDKQVDGIVSSYALHHIPDDQKLLALEEMTRVLNDDGQICIVDLMFLNEKHRNEVIKKFRVQGNSEAIYAIEDEFYADQSKLIEWLSANGYHVESYQFNDILSMVYAVKNQEK, from the coding sequence ATGCAAATCAAAGAAGTAGCAAAACAATTAAACACCACACCGCGTTCCATCCGTTTTTATGAACAGAAAGGCTTGATTTCTCCTGAAAAAGAAGCTGGAAATGACTACAGAATTTTTTCCGAAAAGGATCTTCTTCGTCTAAGCACGATCCTGGCATTACGGGAAGTGGGTATGACTGTCGAAAATATTAAAAGCACCTTGGAAGATCCGGATATGAGCATGAAGGATTATCTGAATGTGCAGCGCTCCGCATTATTTGAAAAGTGGATTGAGATGAAAGATATGATTGACACAATCGATAAAATGATGGAGAAGACTGCTGATGATAATTACGAGGTGGACGATATATTCACACTTTCCCAACATCTCAAGAACATGAAAACACTGCGGAAAAATTGGGAGGACAAATGGAATTTTGATAAACAGGCGGCAGGTTATGATCAAAACATTAAAATGGCCGGATATCGATTCAATGTTCATCGGGATTATGAAAAAGCATTATCCAAAATAGCAGAGACAATTGAGCTGAAGCGGGACGATGTGTGTGTCGATATCGGAGTTGGAACCGGAAATCTTGGTTCAAAATTCCTCGAAAAGGGAGTGCAGGTAATCGGCGTAGACCAATCCGAGGAAATGCTTAAAGTGTGTAACGAAAAATTCCCGCAGATTGAAACGCGGAAAGGACATTTTCTTGCACTTCCATTACTGGATAAACAGGTTGACGGTATTGTTTCAAGTTATGCATTGCACCATATCCCGGATGATCAGAAGCTGCTTGCCCTGGAAGAGATGACCCGTGTGCTTAACGATGACGGGCAAATATGTATTGTGGACTTGATGTTCCTGAATGAAAAGCACCGTAACGAAGTGATTAAAAAATTTCGAGTACAAGGGAATTCGGAAGCAATCTATGCAATTGAGGATGAATTTTATGCTGATCAATCCAAGTTGATAGAATGGTTGTCGGCAAATGGTTATCACGTGGAATCTTATCAATTTAACGATATTTTGAGTATGGTTTATGCGGTGAAAAATCAAGAAAAGTAG
- a CDS encoding flavodoxin has protein sequence MRSVIAYLSYSGNTKEVAEMIAAHLEVDGMTVDMHCIGIDPPIDTSLYDYLFIGTFTWDMGSTPDEVKDFVLEVGYKPENVAVFGTGDTQFGGDDLFCRAVEKMAVFYKSKWPGLKIEQSPRGSQEELVKNWLEGVLHDVKTLA, from the coding sequence TTGAGAAGTGTTATTGCGTATTTATCGTACAGTGGAAATACTAAAGAAGTAGCGGAAATGATTGCGGCGCATCTCGAGGTGGATGGTATGACAGTTGACATGCACTGCATTGGAATTGACCCGCCAATCGATACGTCCTTATATGATTATTTATTTATCGGAACATTCACTTGGGACATGGGGAGCACCCCAGATGAGGTGAAGGACTTCGTTTTAGAGGTCGGCTATAAACCCGAAAATGTCGCTGTGTTCGGTACAGGTGACACACAATTCGGCGGTGATGATCTCTTTTGCCGGGCGGTGGAAAAAATGGCCGTGTTTTACAAAAGCAAATGGCCGGGTCTGAAAATCGAGCAGTCACCACGCGGCTCTCAGGAAGAATTGGTAAAAAATTGGCTGGAAGGAGTGCTGCACGATGTCAAAACCCTTGCTTGA